The genomic region GCGCCGGCGCGGCGGGCGCTGCGGCTCCGGGATCGCGGCTGCCGCTGGCCGGGCTGCGACCGCCAGGTCAACTGGTCGACGCCGCATCACATCGTCGCCTGGAGCAAAAACGGTCCGACCAACCTGACCAACCTCGTGCTCTTGTGTGTTTCGCTCACCATCGCCTCGTCCATGAAGGCGGATGGCAGGTGGTCAAAGTGGGTCGCGAGTTCCGCTTCCTTCCGCCCGAGCGGGTGGTGATGCGGCGGGCTCGGGGGCCGGGGGTGCGCTGGGCGGCGTAGGCCGCGCTATCGCAAGTCGGACCACCTGACGCGCGCGAGGCGAGGCGACCGCAAGCTTACGTACGGAGCTCGCGGCCGCCCTGCTGTCTAATCCGAGTCAGACCCTGGAAGGCTGCTTGATCTCGGCGAAGGCCGTCTCGAAGATCTCGACCTTGACGTCAGACGCGCCGGCCGCGTCCGCCGCGTCACGGCGCAGGGCGCTGACCCTGGGCTCGCTGGCCTCGAGGTCGGCCAATGTGTCCCAAACCGTTGCCACACTGCTCCGGCCGGTCATCCGGTTGACGTTGACGAGCGTTGCGCGGTAGCCCTTCTGGGCCTGCAGTACCGGCAACACCTGCTTCTGCATGAACTTGATGACGTTGTCGATCTTGTCCGGCACGCCGAGTACCGTGTTGAACCTGACGAACGCACCCGCCTTGGGCGGCTGGGGACGGTCGGCGATCATCTGCTCGAATCGATCGACGTCGACGATCGACCCACCCATTTCAGCCACGGATTGAGTTCGGCTGTCGATGCCGAATTGTTCGCTGGCGTTGAGCGCGTGGATCGTCTCCCACATGGTGATCCCGATCGCGGTCCCGGTCTTGCGATCCACCAGCAGCACCGCGCCGCCGTTGCCCGGTGTCGTTCGAGCCTTCGGAACCACCTTCTCCTTGAAGAAGGCGATCCCCTTCTCGAGTGCATCCGGCGAGGTCTGGAGCCGAGTCATACGTCCGTACATCGTTACCACCTCCAAGCCTAGACACACGCAACCCGGTAGCCGGGTCAGGTCAGGCAGAGCCTACTCCTCCAGGCGGGCGATGACTCCCCGATTTTCCCTACGAGGCGGCTGACCAACGCTCCCGCAGCTTCTGGCCGGCGACATAGCGGACGGACCGCCCACCGCCCTCCTGGTCGAGCCAGCCGTCGCGGCGGAGTCGCTGCAGGTCCTGTGCCGCCGTGGGGCTGGCCACGTCCGTCTCGCGCCGATAGTCGGCGTTCGCCACCGGTAATCCGAGCAAGGCCTGGTCCAGCGCGATGACGAACCGATCCGGATACCCGTGCTCGCGCGCCACCTGCTCGCACAGTTCGTGCCGCGCGGACGCGACTTCCAGCCAGCGACGCCGCTGGGTGGCCTCGAACACGTGCGCTTCGATGCAGAACTCGACCCACGCCGACGCGTCACGGTGCGGGTCGAAGGCCTGCCCTTGAATCTCCTCCAGGACGCCGTAGTACTCGCGCGTATGCCGCCCCAGGTACGGCTCGATGGAGACGAGTTCAGGACGGAGGAGTCCCTCCTTGGCCAGCACCAGGGATTGGACGACGCGGGCGACCCGTCCATTGCCGTCGCGAAAGGGGTGGATGGACACCAGGTTGAGGTGCGCCATCGCGGCGCGAATCACCGGATGACGCGAGAGGTCGCCGGCATCCAACCAGGTCGCCATCTCATCGATGAGGCCGGGAACCTCGCTTGAGGGGGGCGGCCGGTAAGGATCGCGACCCAGGCCGCGAGACACGATCACGGGTCCCTCGCGCAGCCGCCCCGGCCCCGCCTCGCGCTGCGGGTGACAGACGAGGAAATGCAGCTCGAGGATCGTCTGAGGCGACCATTCGAAGCGATGGTCTTCGGCCAGGACGCCGACCCGATCCATAGCCTGAGCGTAGGCGGCGATGATGCGCTGCGTCTCCTCCGAGGTGCTGGACGGGTGGCGTCCCGCGAGGATCTCGACGGTGTCCTCCAGGCTGGCGCCGTAGCCCTCGATCGATGTCGATCCCACCGTCGCTTCGGCCGCGGCCAGCCGGCGCAGAGCGCCGGTCCACGGCTGAGCGGAGTCGCCCAGATGCTGGGCCAGGTAGCGGCGCAGCACGTCGAGCTCGCCCAGGCGGCGTAGCAGCACGGGGGATTTGGCCGGCGTGGCGTAGATCGCCATGCCGATAGCTTAGGCGAATAAACGATTATTCGTTTATTCCGTTATTCGTCGAGCGCCGCCGGCAAGCCCCGTTAAGCTGGCCGCCGCCCGGCGTTAAGGCGTCGCCCTAAGAGCCGTCGCTTGCCGGCAGCGGCCTCGAGCTCCCCTGCCCGCTCACGCCGCTGCCGCAACCCAGCCGCTCAACTCCGCCGGTTCGACGGGACCTCCAGAATGAGGGAAGGTCGGCGCCGGGGCGGGGCTTTCGCGGCTGGAATGGGGGCGGTTGACAACGTTATCGGAATCCTAAGGGGAGTGGTTGACAACGTTATCGGAAACCTTGACAATTTCGCCGCGCATGTGTATGGTCCGCTCGTTTTATGGTCCCTCGAACACCGGCTCAGAGGTCTAGTCACCTGGCACCCGAAAAGAACCGGGTAGCAGCCGTGCTGGACGCGGAGTCTCGCCCGCTTGCGGCGGCTTTGGAGCCTTTGATGCGCCTCGACGGGATCTCCAAGCGCTATGGCAAGACGCTGGCGCTGAACGATGTGAGCCTCTCGATGGCGCCCGGCCGATGCCTGGCCATCGTCGGCGAGAACGGGGCGGGCAAATCGACGCTGGTCAAGGTCATCGGCGGGATGACGCATCCGTCCGAGGGCCGGGTCCTGATCGGCGGCCGGCCCGTCAACTTTCGCTCGCCTCGAGACGCCCAACGCTCGGGCATCGCCGTGATCCCCCAGGAACTGGCGTACGTGCCGCAGATGACGGTGGCGGAGAACCTGCTGGTCGGGCGCTGGCCCCACCTGCTCGGGGTCACCTCGCATCGCCGGATCCGGGAGCTCGCGGCCAGGGAGCTGGATCAGCTGGGCCTGAAGCAGCTCGGCATCGAGTTCGATCTCGACAAGCGGATGGACGAGGTCACCCTGGCGGAACGGCAGCTGGTGGAGATCAGCAAGGCTCTGTCCTGCGACGCCCGGCTCGTGATCCTCGATGAACCCACGGCGTCACTCAACGATGTGGAAAGCCACAAGCTGCTCGAGCGCCTGGAGGCCTTCAAGAGCGCCGGCGTCGGCGTGGTGTACATCTCGCACCGGCTGGCCGAGTGCTTCCGGCTGGCCGACGAGATCGCCGTGCTGCGCAACGGCCAGGTCGTGGCGGTCGTCAGCCCTGAGGCGACAAGGCCAGGCGAGATCGTCTCCCTCATGCTGGGAACCGAATACGAGGAGCCTCCCGTCCCGACGTCCGAGCGCGCCTCGACCGAGGGCGCTGTTCTGGGTGTTCGCGATTGGCGCTCAGACGCCGTTCCCCGGCTGAGAGGGGTCAGCTTCGAAGTCCAGGCCGGCGAGATCCTCGGCATCTTCGGCCTGTTCGGCTCGGGGGCTGAGGCGATCGCCCGCGGCCTGGCCGGCCATGGCTCTCGCATCAGGGGTGAGCTCCACATCGACGGCAAGGTGCGGCCACCCTTTCGCCGCCCGGAGCAGGCTCGGCGGGCGAGCATCGCGTACGTGCCTGCGGAACGGAAGATCGACGGCCTCGCCCTGGGCCGCTCGATCGCCGACAACATGAACATGCTGATCCTGCATTCGCTGTCGCGTTTCGGCGTCATCAGGGAGCGGCGGCAGCGTGAGGAAGCCCGCCGGCGCGCGGCGAGCTTCGACGTACGGCTCGCCGATGTCATGCAGCCCGTGGGCGACCTGAGCGGGGGTAATCAGCAGAAGGTGCTGCTCGCCAGCCGGCTCGCCTTTGGGCCGAAAGTGGTGGTGCTTCACGAGCCGACCCGAGGTGTGGACGTGGGCGCCCGGGCGCAGATCCACCGCATTCTCAGGGAGACGGCGGCGGCAGGCACCGCCATGGTCCTGGTGACCTCCGACCTGGCGGAGGCGGTGGCGCTCAGCGACCGTCTGCTGATCGTGCGTGAAGGCCACGTGGCCGCCGAGCTGTCGGGTCCCCAGATCGCTGAGACCGTCGCCCTTCGGGTCGCCTCGGCGGCCGTGGCCAGTTAGGAGGCCGGGAGTGATCACCGTGGATCCCGAGGTGGCTGGCTCGCAAGGCAAGGTCGAGGAGCGCCGGCCCGGCGGGCTTCGCCGGCTCGCGCGCCGATCTCTGGTGGCGGGGAGCCGGTCCCCGGTGACCCTCGGCGTGCTCGTCTTCTACGTCGCCCTGGTCGCGTTCTTCTGGACCGCCGTGCCCGGATTCGGCACGTACAGCAACACCATCACCCTGCTGTCGTCCGCCAGCGTCGTCCTGATCGTTTCGCTCGGCCAGGCGCTGGCGATCATCTCCGGCGGATTTGACCTCTCGGTGGGCGGAGTCGTGCCCCTGGGAGCGGTCATCTACGCCCGGCTGACCAACTCCGGCATCGATCCC from bacterium harbors:
- a CDS encoding HNH endonuclease, which translates into the protein APARRALRLRDRGCRWPGCDRQVNWSTPHHIVAWSKNGPTNLTNLVLLCVSLTIASSMKADGRWSKWVASSASFRPSGW
- a CDS encoding Fic family protein, which encodes MAIYATPAKSPVLLRRLGELDVLRRYLAQHLGDSAQPWTGALRRLAAAEATVGSTSIEGYGASLEDTVEILAGRHPSSTSEETQRIIAAYAQAMDRVGVLAEDHRFEWSPQTILELHFLVCHPQREAGPGRLREGPVIVSRGLGRDPYRPPPSSEVPGLIDEMATWLDAGDLSRHPVIRAAMAHLNLVSIHPFRDGNGRVARVVQSLVLAKEGLLRPELVSIEPYLGRHTREYYGVLEEIQGQAFDPHRDASAWVEFCIEAHVFEATQRRRWLEVASARHELCEQVAREHGYPDRFVIALDQALLGLPVANADYRRETDVASPTAAQDLQRLRRDGWLDQEGGGRSVRYVAGQKLRERWSAAS
- a CDS encoding sugar ABC transporter ATP-binding protein, producing MVPRTPAQRSSHLAPEKNRVAAVLDAESRPLAAALEPLMRLDGISKRYGKTLALNDVSLSMAPGRCLAIVGENGAGKSTLVKVIGGMTHPSEGRVLIGGRPVNFRSPRDAQRSGIAVIPQELAYVPQMTVAENLLVGRWPHLLGVTSHRRIRELAARELDQLGLKQLGIEFDLDKRMDEVTLAERQLVEISKALSCDARLVILDEPTASLNDVESHKLLERLEAFKSAGVGVVYISHRLAECFRLADEIAVLRNGQVVAVVSPEATRPGEIVSLMLGTEYEEPPVPTSERASTEGAVLGVRDWRSDAVPRLRGVSFEVQAGEILGIFGLFGSGAEAIARGLAGHGSRIRGELHIDGKVRPPFRRPEQARRASIAYVPAERKIDGLALGRSIADNMNMLILHSLSRFGVIRERRQREEARRRAASFDVRLADVMQPVGDLSGGNQQKVLLASRLAFGPKVVVLHEPTRGVDVGARAQIHRILRETAAAGTAMVLVTSDLAEAVALSDRLLIVREGHVAAELSGPQIAETVALRVASAAVAS